One Ostrea edulis chromosome 6, xbOstEdul1.1, whole genome shotgun sequence genomic window, ATCTGTGTGGTTTTACTATTCATTAAAGACTTCACTTGCACACTTGCAGGACGTTTGACCAATGAGTTGTATTTTCGGCTATATCCATGTTTTAATATCGAATATTGAAGACATTTGTTCTTTTCTATTGCATCGACAATCCCAGACACAAAATACTAGATGATACTGTAGCCTAATGTGTATTGAAGTACCCagtattttctattttgatatcCAATAATGTTTACTCTTATTCCTTATAAAACAACGTCTATAAATTTAACCATAAATGATAATTCATAAGATAATAAGATCAGAACATGTTTATCTGATGAAAGTACTATGGTCCTCAACTTGGCCAAGTGTATATATTCAATGCTAATTATAAACCAGAAAATCATTCTTGGAttaattttacagaaaatttgTGATAGACCAATGTTACGGCAATGTTAGTCTTGCAGTAATGAATTATAGCATTTTGGTTTAGATTTCTACAATCGCTTCGCATATGCAAATTAACCATGATTAATCACAACCATCATCAGTTacagctcagttggtagagcaccggACTAGAAAGTCAGCGAGCCCGCGTTCGAATCCCTGTCTGCTCCGttacattttctcccttcctgttaaaTTTGGTGTCGTGACCAGGATCTGGAAccgacaggtgaaaatgcctttTAGGGAATATAGATCCTGGGTTGATTTCTTCAAGGCGTGAATATATTTAAGGAGGGGAAAATGTTGCAGTCAGGCGGGTTTGATCGACAGTGGCCAAATGGCTCATttgatagagcacctgactagagattcagggacCAAGACTCAAATCCCACTCTGGTCCTTTGTATTTTCTCGTTTTTACACAACAAATCGGTTCTTTTACTGTATAGTGGTTTCCTATTCTATTCAATTCTAAAAGATTTTGCTTCATATTAGCATACTATGGCATCCTTAAAATTCAATGCATGTTGTTACATCACAAAGACTAAACACATAACTTTTTTATATTCTCTTTGTATATAATTTTCTGATGGGTTTCAGTCGGCTTTACGTTATTGTCGTACCATAATAGGTTTTCGTACATTACATCACTTGCTTAACGTTCTTGTCTTGCCAACATAAATTTATGTACATTACGTCACCCACTCTACGTGCTTGCCTTATTGTCATGAAGAATTTACGTATAATCACTCGTCAAAGTTGCAtctacgaaaaaaaaaaaagagagcgATATCGTATATTTTATACATACTAGTTTATTGTTACGGACGGGAACATTCAAATTGATCTCCGAATGTGATACAAATGAATAATTATTGTGACAGATTCAAACATGTTTCTACATGAACTTTCTTCTACAGGCTTTCCattctttgtttacatgatACATGAAATGTATGAtggatggatagatagatagacagataaataaggtagagagagagagagagagagagagagagagagagagagagagagagagagagagagagagagagagagagagaaagtgtcATCTGTAACGGACATCATTTTATGATGAACTATGATGAAACACGTAAATGAACTCCTAAAGCTCCACTCTTTTTGTGACCGTCAGCGGCAATTGTCCATCTTTGAGAACACGTGAGAGTGTCGCCAGAATGTCGTCACTGAGAAGGGTGATGTCATCTCTAGTCAGATAGTCACGGCCTACACTGGAAGACAGTACAGTGAAAACGTCTGCTGCTGGGGGCTTATTCTCAAACTGCAAACCATTGAAATATACtttgaattagaaaaaaatatataatatacatccATCACAAATACGAATCGTCGAGACTTCCACATCATGAGAGAACTATTTTATTCGTACAGGATTAATACGACAATGTACCCTTTTCATGGCATCATTGTAAAAGTGTTCAAACTGCTCAACGTAGAAATGATCTTTAGTCCTCAACAAACGCAGCAATGCAACTTTCAGTTCACTTGCTTCTTTTGTATCAGGGTTCAAAACCTGAGGATACAAATAACACACTATTTCATAGAGTAGAAAACGTTTAACGTCAAGAACAGTATTAGAGTCTATATATTCActataaaatatagaaaattcaaATGAAGTTGCTGGTGATTTTCAGAATTAATCTAAGTATATTAACCAACCCTGTTTCCTTCACTGTCTATCCACATATATTTGGCGTCCGCAAGGGAAACCCTCTTTATCAAGTCTTCTTCATCTCTCACTGTGTCGTCGTCTGAGAGGATTTTCTTACAGTCAGAAGAGTCGTACTCAAGCGAAGGTGAAAACAGAATGGAATAGGAGATACCACGGCCATAGGATCGCACCTGGTGTAAGTATCCTACAATCAAAGGATAGCACTACAAATAACCAAGAATTTTACAGTATTGTACAACTACAACCAAGAAACTACCATGGAAGGATTATACAGTACTGTAAAAAGTCTACATgattttaacatgtatattgtttgaaacaaaataatttcttacttgagatacatttatataagtgaaGCCTTTCCCATATAAATTCATTTGGAGGCAATTACCTTGAGCTTAAACTCTcaaattgaaatacataattggCTCCTCATTTACACCGCCCAAgccaaaattaaaatcaattagATCAAACTGAAGGTCATTAGCAGTTACCGGCCGGTATAAGAATACAATCTCCTGACGTCAGAGTGGCATGATTCCAGGGGGTGGTCGAGACATCGGTGAATTTGAACATATTCACCTTGTCTACGTCAATGGGAGAGTGACCGGAACCAGAATTCTTGTACTAAAAACAAACAGAGAAGCAAAACTGTATGCACAATATCATGTGTACCTACATACAAAACCATGCATAACTATCTATTTACATATGTAACTAATTATACAGTAACTGTGTTATGGTTGCGGTACCCTAGTAGTGAGGATGCTCGGGAGGCCCGCGTCCGATCCTCGATGCCGGAGTCGCGTAGCGTTAGGTACTTGAATGATCCAGGCTAGCGAAAGTCACGAGTCTCTCGGATTAAAGACGGGGGTTCCTTGTTAATGAAAGCGTTGGCACGATATCACTGCTACGGTCTTGAGCATAATGCACAGGTCAAAAAATAtatggcacttcacctacagctggagACGTCTCTTTAGTGGAGTTCGAGTGCCAACTATAGTCATATCAAAGTGAAACTATAGTTCACTCGAAAGTGTTTTAGTTTGCCGGAAGTGAACGAGTCTAGTAGAAAATTACTAACTATTCTATCACGTACTGGCGGTCTAGTTCAAAGATGGCGGACAAAGTGTGAAAAGTAGTTTGAGCATGTAAGTAGAGATTACATTTTGAAGAACATGTGACAGAAATCAACAAGAGGTGCATGTTTTTAGTTATCTTAGTCGATTTTACTCATTTGGCCACAGTTTTACAATTAACTCTTGCCACGGCATGGTAAAATGCAACAATAGAGATGAAAGTCAGCCGTTCTCCACACGGAAAGCgatgcattaaaaaaatattttgaattgattaaTAATTTTGGGAAACTTTTCGATCCCGAAGAACACGGTTATCGAGAAACAAGTTATAGCTAGTAAATTTATGCTAGTTCATATGTAATTCTTCAACGCCATCATCGAAAACTACCTTGCAAAATTGACAATCCACAACTGATCTGTTGCAGACagccatatttttatttctgaacTAACCTAAACTTCGTTCGCGTGCACTAGACATTCGTAAACTAAACTTTAGTATTAGACTATAGTTAACACGCGAACTCCACCTATATGATCTCAGTGATATTTGGATGAGACGCAAAACCGCGTAATCATTAATTTTCCCGAGCTTTAGTTTTGGTTGATATGTCCATGGGAGAAAAATAAGCAACCATATCATTCTGAAAGCCAATGCACATGCAACTTTTTCTCTTCATTCTCGCAAATCGAACCCACAAAACCTCTAGATTCTACACGTATTCTATCAAAGTTACGCTGTATGTGTAATAAACGTGACATAAATTATTTGGAATAACGAGAAATGAACATTTACGTTTTCCTCATAAAGAAAGTTCCACTTGTACTTTTCGTCCACAATAATGAAATCCTTTCTGCCAAACAGCACACAGTGCAAATCATGGTCCTCGTGACTGTGAAGGCGTGACGATGTACCGCCGCTGCTCATCCATAACCGCGCCTCATACAGTCGCTCGTAGAATGTGCCACATTTCAGGCATCCTGGCAACTGAATAGAAGATACAGGTTAACAGAAACAAGAAATGAATGCATCCCCTATGCAAATTTTCAACAGTTTTAACTCATCGCAAATTGTCCCCTTTGCTCCATGGAGGCGGAGTATAAAAACCTagtgcaattttaaaaaatcttttcagTTCGCAACCAAACCTGGTgtatagtaatgatgagcatGAGAGAATctattaaaatcatggtcccagggTCAGGGGTTCAGGTCATAGGGTGGGtaaattattcataattataatgaaaatatgttatGCATTCCAAAATACACGTATTTCTTTTACTCCCAAACGTCTTTTAAACAAACCCGCTGCGgttatcttttgaaaattgaggTCTCTAATGAAATTGTCCCCAGGGTCAGGCCCTCAGATGAAGTCTCTAATGAAATTGTCCCCAGGGTCAGGAGTTCAGGCCCCTAGATCATGCTTTATGGCTCACGTACTGAAAATGcattacatatttcaaaaacttgttcATTATTCTTCATATCTAGTTAACAAACTGGGTGTATACTCGTAGTTGTAGCCCATGCTAACAAAGTTTGGGTGGTAAAATAAACGTATTCAGGATCATCATATCTGTTCATCCGATTTGTAATGGAGACATATTAGAAGTTAGCCTTACTCATGGTAAGGCAATATGACTTGATCTTGGTCAAGGTCTTTAGTATATAAATATTGCCTAGGTCAAATCTTGGTAATACAGAAGCGGTTGTGTATCATACATGGTACGAAGTTGGGTAACGACCAGGGATTGTGAGATGACCCGGAACCAAGTTCAATAGTTTCAGCAAGTTCAATGTCACTAGCTAAAACGAAGGTTAGAATGAATGCCTGGGACACAAACTTGTAATGGACAGACATGTTAAGATGTTATTAGGAGCTCATACTTGgcaaatcccgtggggatccgggttagaataggtgctcagtaacccttgcttgtcgcaagaggcgactaaatggggcggtccttcggatgaggccgcaaaaaccgaggccccgtgtaacagcagggctgcgttcaagatcgtagcggctagcctagctgCTAGGATAGATATCTAGGTATTTTGAACGCACTGTATGAATCAACGCTTGTTATCCCTACGTAAGGCTAGTCTAGCACATCGAGCCCTacgtagccgctacgatcttgaacgcagcccaagtgtggcaagataaagatccctccctgctcaaaggccgtaagcgccgagcataggcccatattttgcagcccttcacaggcaatggtgacgtctccatatgaccAGGCAGTGGTGTTTCATGATACTGCATAAAGGTCATGTGACCAAGACAGAGATAGAGGACATCCGTTTCTTAGATTTATAGGAACGCACTTGCCCTACCATCAATATGCaacacttcaaacatttattGTTTTGTTGTGTGAATCTCACAGACCATTAATGCATACAAGTCTCTTGTCATTCGATACACATTCTGCCTAGGTATCAACCGACATTGGAATCTATTTAGCAGCTATGTGTCCTTAAAATTAAGAGTGCAATCTTTGAAAACCCAAAGGGCGACTTTGGTTGGTACCGGAGTTAGTAGGGTAAACATTCCAGTGTTCTTTCGTACCCCCATATATAATACTTCAACCAATCACATCCATCGTTTGAAAACTGACAGTGTTATGACACTGTGTGTTATGTCATAACAAGGCCGACATATTGCTACCATACTAAACCTCGTATAAGGCAGGGTTAGTTGGGTAGTGTTGGATTTAACTTGAAATGTAACAAACTGTCGCTGTTCGATGTAACCAGAGTTCGTACTCGGGTAGAAACCGAAGTCGCCCTAGAAGATTGTGAACCAGTGGGCAGAAGTGACACAGCCTTACCGGAAGATCAGCCATCATTTGTCTAGGAACTGGAGTGACGAGGTACCACTCCTCGTACATGTAATCCATTATGAACTTTTTGAACTTCATCACGTGCTGTTCATGCTGCACGTCCTGAAGAATGGCCTGTCTTTTTACGGTCACTGTCACGTTCAGATCACCAAATCTGAAAACAAAACTCTGGCTATTAATGAATTCTAAAAGCATGCATGTGTATCGAAACTCAGGTTGTCGATCTTTTTGTAAATGCGGTCGCAatatgaaaattacttttgacATTGAATAAGCTTCACCTCCTATATTATGCATGCCAAATGTGACTTCAAAGATTTCCGCCCGAAACTATCTTACACATAAAAAAGTAAATTCGTTCCTTGTCAGACGCTATGAGAACTTTAATCTTGTTATATCACATGTACACCGAGTTCTGATGGCGATTTGTGTTCTGATATATTTGATTTGTATAAAAGTAATATATGAATAAGAAATAGAGAAAAGTTTGGGCTGGACGGAGAATCAAACCCAGGACCCTTGCATTACTCGTCAGGTACTCTAACTATcgaggccgatatccacggtcgaTACAGCCGTAAATACTACAATGTCCTTGACTTACTACAATGTCCTTGACTTACTGCCTTTTGAGGTATATATCGTCCTCCCAGTCTgacatgaccttgaccttctgaAGGGCGTCGTGTATCAGGACTGGTTTGTTGTTCTTGATGTACTTTACGTACAGCGAATGCGCACTTGGCATTTCCGGTGTCTCCATGATCCTGCCACTGGATCTCTTCTGCCATCCTAGAAAAGTAAGCAGTTAAAATAACCATCGGTCTGTCATATAAACAGTTACAATAACCATCTGTCTGTCATGTAAGTAGTTACAATAACTATATGTCTGTCATTACAATAAACATGCATCTATCTATCATTACAATAACCAACtgtctatcattacaataaCCAACTGTCTGTCATTACAATAACCATCTGTCTGTCATTACAATAACCATGCATCTATCTATCATTACAATAACCATCTATCTATCATTACAATAACCAACtgtctatcattacaataaCCATCTATCTATCATTACAATAACCAACtgtctatcattacaataaCCATATGTCTGTCATGACAATAACCAACTGTCTGTCATTAcaataaacatgcatctgtCTGTCATTACAATAACCATCTATCTATCATTACATTAATCATCTGTCTGTCATGTAAAATGTTACAATAACCATCTGACTGTCCTGTAAACAGATACAATAACCTATCTGTCGCGTGCTGGGCCTGTTGTGAAACGTGGAATTGCTCTATACAGTCTAGTCAATACAGAGATCCACCATGGCCAGACGTCATTTAGATACAGCCATTCCTACGCAGGATGACTCCGATACAATCGTGTTTTtgacgcagagtacaaccaactctTACAGCAATTTACTATGGATAATGTAGATGTCTGTGAGGTGGGGTTACAAAGTGGcccatatttttctttatacagaTAATTCTTAAGAAATAAACATTCTATCAAGTGAGACAATTGATTTTGGTTTGAATGATATATAGCATTTGGTAAGATCCTCTACCACTTGCTCAAACACTTCAACacagtttgaaaattttgtgcAAATTGGTCTCAGTCGTTCGCTTTCTtcatatttttagaatacagaAAATAACCCCacctaaaattcaattacaTAATGTGAAAAGACAACcttattacaaatgtatactaTAAATGTCAGGAAGAAAACTTTACAATTAAGACGATTATcaatgataattaaaatataatgcTGAATACAACCATTCTAAGAAAGTATAACGTAGGATACAGTCATTCCTAAAACACAAAAATGGACACCTACAGTTTCCATAGCAAGTTGCCAAAggggttggttgtactctgcgtgaaGAGCACGATTGTATCCTGcataggaatggttgtatccaaatgatgTTTGGCCACGGTGGAGGCCAGTCTTCACCCTCACAGTAAAGTTTAGTTTCGCGATCTAAGGATAGTATCTGGATTTGTTTTACGAAATACGACTCGTATAAACTAATTACGACTTAAAACTACATTGTAATcataggtagcaggggacagtttcgcactataggcccggtcaactttttcaaaaaatggaattaccccgtatttgaagtgatattacatgtgtaaaaatgtatacaataattttaggatgcatgtcaaatgcagctgagtgcttagtaaaaatgttgatatacaacatgtaggtgtcaccatgattcctagcatatagatgggtgcaaatacgaaactaagacacgtggtcagttgctgaagaaattccggtgaaaacatgcagggtctagcaaaaggtctgtagctgtgagggaaggtggatggccccatatgagaggtagatttttgagaagggtaGATAGGGTtattgattgtgcacagtgtctaaatccccatgtttggtactgtgattgtgtggggggtggtgcggattagcccaaatgagggaaaatcaaagcaaaaaaggggaacctgctcagagcatgttttgtgcaccagcaccagtatttatagattacatgtaatttagggtcataatttattaactacactaatatgaaatacaagtattgacataaaatggaaatatgatttttcattagtctgtcataatctgactttggtgtataccccctatccacatgtttcaaaaccaaagaaactgtcccctgccaccatAGTACATTGTTTGATCTGTTCGTAACTTTGGCTGCTATGCTTGTATGAAATGGACGAAATCGGTTAGATAAACTTCCCTGAACATTTTTGACCAGCTCAATTTGAAAAACGGACCCAGATTTGAACTCTGTCTTAACTAAGCAGCCCTCTAAGAAAACAACCTACTTGAGGATGTACATGATGTTTGACGATAGTAAATTAtctcaacgggacgtaaaacaccAGTGTCAATCTCTGTAATGTATGATGGTTGTGGCATTGATGACGAGAGACTTGGTTCCAATATTTGTTTCTGTAGTATACGGTAATGCTGAGTATAATATTATAAACCACCTACCCAGGGGTCGCAGGTGACCATCGGGAATCCCGTGACCGGAAGGCACGATATACGGCGGAAATAGGATATCCATTTTCTGGTCTTTAGGAAAGCCCACCTTAGATGAAGTTCTATCCAAGATTGTTAACAAAATCACCATGGAAACCCACACAGATTTCATCTTTATCCTTTGGAGAATTTCAGCAAACCCGGATATATGTATACGGGACACGTTTTCATTAGTTCACACGTGTATGGAAGACGCAGCCACGTCATTCCTGTGTTGTATCGAACCCCGAGTAAAGCCCAACTTTTGTATGCTTATCAAATTGATTTGTCCCTGCGACATGTGTTGATCGAGGTACAGAGAGAAACATGGGGACTGGCGCATGATAAATCGTCCTAACTTAATCGATTTAAACTTCGCTACCTTTCTGTACGGTGTTTATTAAGAGCGTAAGAGATAAGTGGTGTTTTCAAGACGTGAGATATTTAGCTACATGTACGTCTACAAGAGGGTGGATGGGTTCCCAGTTTGGTTTATTATCGGGTGGGTGGGTTCCCAGTTTGGTTTATTATCGGGTGGATGGGTTCCCAGTTTGGTTTATTATCGGGTGGGTGGGTTCCCAGTTTGGTTTATTCTTTCTGCTTCAGCCCTGATCGTATATTCGCTATACTGATTGTGTAGCGAATGACAATGATTCATAAATCGCTGGGGTCTGTTTCTTTAGAATTATATTTCGTATCCCACGGGAGTGacaatatatattatgttaAATTATATCCTGTCTGTAAAATGGTCCTGTTCTACTATTGTAATTCCCTCCTCTGTCACTACACTAtctattaaagggactgattcacgattttcaccccccaaaaaaattccactaaaaatgatcaaaatcgactggcacattttacctaaagaatacttcAAATGTGATATGTATGATAAAATTAGATCGATAACTatgcattttgaaaactttgtaaacaataacataccccaatctttgtttatataacaaataataaactctctacaATGAGATTCTGTCATgttgtataaccttaattttttgtgaaatttttaaacacatctgacatttaaaagttaaatttgagacttcaaaattaa contains:
- the LOC125647690 gene encoding uncharacterized protein LOC125647690 gives rise to the protein MKSVWVSMVILLTILDRTSSKVGFPKDQKMDILFPPYIVPSGHGIPDGHLRPLGWQKRSSGRIMETPEMPSAHSLYVKYIKNNKPVLIHDALQKVKVMSDWEDDIYLKRQFGDLNVTVTVKRQAILQDVQHEQHVMKFKKFIMDYMYEEWYLVTPVPRQMMADLPLPGCLKCGTFYERLYEARLWMSSGGTSSRLHSHEDHDLHCVLFGRKDFIIVDEKYKWNFLYEENYKNSGSGHSPIDVDKVNMFKFTDVSTTPWNHATLTSGDCILIPAGYLHQVRSYGRGISYSILFSPSLEYDSSDCKKILSDDDTVRDEEDLIKRVSLADAKYMWIDSEGNRVLNPDTKEASELKVALLRLLRTKDHFYVEQFEHFYNDAMKRFENKPPAADVFTVLSSSVGRDYLTRDDITLLSDDILATLSRVLKDGQLPLTVTKRVEL